atttttttatatattttagacAGAAAAGTACAAAACAGAGTCCTCTGTTCAAGGTCAATTTACATGATCTCTCacccaagaaaagaaaacaactttcttgttttctcaacaccgttaaaaaaaaagaaaaaaaagctctgttttcttcttagaaACTTCCATGATTGGCTtgcaaaaggagaaaaaactCCGCGATGGCGGTTGCTACCTAAAACAACACAACGAGccagacaaaaacaaaaagaacaaaaaacacagagaaacaaaaggagcttgaaaacaacaaagaaaaagggttatgaggtcttttttttttgtttaaggtTTGGAGAAGGATAAACATACGAACGACCCGATTGATCTTTAGAAGCTCGAGTTAAGGAAGAAGTTATAGTCATGGTGATCAACATTGAGCTGTTTCAGCCATGAATCCGCAGCGCTTTGAAGATAAAGCAACCGGTCCTGGTCAAACCCCGTCTTCCCCCAAAGATCTCCTTGCATTTTGTAAGTTGTTACACCAAACGGAGGCAATGGCATTCTCTTGTTTATTACGGAATCTTCacaaaactctgtttcttcattgttgttgctttgatctccttccaCCACATTATCTGCAGCATTTTTAACACCATTAATAAAACCAGAAAATGGTGCTTGTTACTGAGCAATGAATTCGAAGTGATCATACGTACCTTGAAAAGACGAAGATAGAGTATGATAAGTTAGGAAGCCTGTCGTCAAATCTTTCTCGTTCCTGCAGGTTGGGATGTGGTATATCGGGTACCTAATTCATCAAACCATCACTCAATCACTATTTCTAGCAGTTAACCAAACAGGAAGGGTTTTGTTAACTTAACAAAGAACTACTTACCACGCAACAGCCATCCAACTTGCAGGAGACATGTCGACACTCCTTAAGGTCATGAGTCCCGGATATTTCTCCACCAATACGTTTATCTGAACAAGAACCAAGAACGTTACTTTCGTTTCAAAACTGAGAATGAGGTTactaagaaatgaaaatgaaaggagagaagagaacCTTGTCGGTTAAGGGAATCCGCTTGTGCGGAGGATCTCTTTCAATGTACTTAAAGTCAAGGTTACCAAGTCTATCTTTCAGCAACGGTGAACCATCCGGATCGAAAACCGAATCTTCAGAGACAGCATCCCATGTTTTGCTTGAATCATTGCTCATTGACCTTGACAACAACTTTTCACTCTCACTATCGCTCCAACCCTCGCTACTCTCAGATTCAGCCACCTCATTCTGGTTCCTGCAACACCCAAGAACAAACCATCAAGAGATGTTCTAATACTTCCATAGTCAAACTTTCATCACAACAGACTAAAATGTCACAGAATCAAGTGGGAAACGTAACCTGGAAAGCAAGGCGGGTTTGTTAGTGTGGATTTGGATAGCGGATAGGTACGGGACGTAGTACTGCATAACGGTTTCGCCATTGTTTAAATCAACCTGTGTGCCAAAGCCATACGCACTCATCTCATCATAACAATCCCAGAGATCACCAAGCCTGAAATACTCAATCTCCTCCTTTCCCTGTTCCTGCCACAAATTGTTAATATCATCAACTCACAAAGCTCTGAAACTAACACACTACAAAGCAGCACACTGAAAGCCAATGTTTAGCTGATAATCTAGCTATCATTAACTCCTAATTACCCCCAAAATGTAAATGCAACAACATGATCTTTAGGTTATTAGACCAACATGTATTGAGCTCTTAATCCATAATCAGAGATATAAACCAAGATTACTGAATAAGACAACCTTGTAATGATACAGAACCAGAGGATATACCAAAGCAACCAAGAAGATTCAACCAAAACTCAGTACTTAGCTAATGGATTACTGAatataatagtaatataaaaaatagttgAGTAAAGCAATTCTGTCGCACGTTTCCACGTGGTGTTATAGAATCCATAAACTGATGTGACACCATTTAAATTGGATATAGATTTCATAGATAATTTTTCTCCTTGATGGACCATGCAATTATTGTCTCTATAGCCCAAATCTCATCTGAAAACTCACACCAAATCATTAAACTATTACAAGTTCTAGGTTGTCTGATACATCACCCTTGATTAAAAATAAGACCTTTAGGACAAAATCTGCTGATTAGAGACGAGAGATTTGTGGGGAGAGACAATCgattaaaatagttttttaaaatttgattagttGAGGCTTAAGACCTTAATTTACCCCCAAATTAAGGATTAGTCTAAGAGAatgaagaattaaaaaaaaaaaaattacctgaggaagagagaaggaaggaGGCTTAGGAGTGATTCCTAAAAGAAACCTCTCCAGATTCGAACGACCTTTAGTTGAAGAAGACCACCACCACATTCtctcaattcttcttcttcttctgcttgtTCTTGGTCGTCTCAATCTCTCTGATTTGAGAtctttataaacaaatttgagTCCACAAAATGGAACACAAAGTTTGGaaatttaataatttccagattattttagtatttacaTAGAATCTTTTTATGTAAATCCCATTACTCAGATTCTCACCcaatattccaaaaaaaaaaaagataactctcaccaaaaaaaaaaaaaaacaagaacacagATTCTGGGTTTTGTTAAAAATCGAAGCTTTCGAttataaagagaaaatgagaatcaTAAACtggggttttttttttgactttaTCTCAGATTTTGAGGTTACAGTTTTAACTCTCAGATGAAAAATGGGGACAGAGAAACTGAAGTAGAGAGGTTGAATAAAGAAGCTTTCAGAGTAGGATTTGCTTTGTATTAATGGAAGAAGGAAACGAAGAGGACGAAacgcttcttctctttctctttctctttcactcACTCTgatcctttttttatttgatttattatgttattaatttccaattttttaataaaccaaaaccccCCTCAAGTATGAAACTGAagacttttgtttctttctaacacaaataaataaattatataattaataaaaaaagacaacTCGTATCTAGCTGAATTAAAAAAGAGTGGATTGCGATATTTATTATTACATAATAAtcataattgtatatttatatagatagcaaagaaaaaaaaaattagaaaatgtgGACATGATTACgtcattacaaatttacaagtACACCAAAAATCTAGTCATattgcaaataaaaattaaattggtTATTTATACATCGAATGTGTTGATGACCTTTTTTTTGCATTATGTATTTATCTAAGAAGATAATTAGCTAAATATGGATTAAATGAAATTTTGGAGATCACGAGGACGTTAGGcataacaactaaaataaacccttttaaaattgtGCGGTGAGTGATAAAGCTTTTCGAAAACAGCCAttaataagattttgttttttttcgtaagttttgttattgacgtaatatatttaatgtttttttttaatataatggtTTAAGAAACTGTAAAGACACAAATATAATAAACGGAAAGAGTTGTTTAATGCTGATTACTGGTTAGtttatgtagatattttaTGAGAGATATTACATGTCTTTTATAGGTAATATAtctctattttaaaaaatatatatatatatatttctagtTTTTCTCACAAACAAAGAATATCTTATAGGATagcaaattatatatgttttaaaaatatatatatatatatatatatagtatatagcaaattatatagtttttagagctctaacaaagaaaaatgttctTATTCTCAGTcgataaataataatttaagcattttttttggaattgtGATTTTACTATTTCATcactagtttttgttttgaggaactaataaaacattattttctaaaataatttactttgaaatgagaaaataaCTAATATCCGTCATGTTTATTTTGTCGTTAAATTGATTCATTAACAGGAAATTACAGAGTGAATACTTAATACCAAGATATTACATATTTCTGAGAATTAAGTATACCTGATTTAgctatatatatctatatctCATCTGCAAGACTGCAACATTTGTTTTCGGCTAATATGCTGAAAGTCAAAACTTGCAAAATTGGGATAGCAAAAGGTAAATTGCTATGAGAAAGTGTTTCAATCTTGATTTGAACTGTTGAAGGTTTTTGTAATAGACGTCATATTTAATCCAGCATAGGAGACTAGGAGTCAATACCGACGTAAACTTAATTATCAGACTAAAAAAAAGTCAGAAGGAAGATAATTATAACACAAGtacaataaataattttttaagaatGTGAGAATGTGAGAGTGAAATAAGAAGAGCGAAGTATGCGAACACTGAAGAGTGTTGTGTCGGAGCAGTGCGTTTACTGCTAGACAGACGCGTGTTTGCCAAAACTGCGTCGGTCTCTCgcgttttgcttcttcttttttattcttttcaatttttctttctttctttacactgtcttctttttcttctttttttcccagtttaattattcaaaatcttatcaattattttatttttctaaatcaCGCTCGAGGCTGATTCTTTCATTCAAAATCAATTGTATTCTTACTAATTTCCAATGTTCtaagtatttttttcatttgtgatTAGCAATTACTGAAACTGTATTAAAAAATTCTACCGACGAGGTAAATGGAGTCATGTGTGGTATAGATTAGTGTAAGAAAATGGATAGTGGACATTGAAATGATTAATTAACTCACTACATAGTCTCTAAAATAGATGCTATAGCATCTAATAAAAAGTGTAAATGATCAAGTTGGATTCTAGAAAGCTCTCagcaatttcttttgttttttgtgaaaGAGCATTTTCCtataaaagatttaaattatattgagATGtcaaagaaaggaaaaaacaatctgaaaatgatattgtttgttttaacaCGTGGGGAAAGTGGTTTGTTACTTTGTTTAGCTAAAGTCACGTGTCCAATATGTTGTCGTATCCTCATCACACTACTCCGAGTCGCTATGTCGCCAACGCTATggagtttttattattatcaacaAACTTAAATCGTTGTACTATAGTGAAGTGGTTATAGTGTTATTGATTATATGTGTTGGACCGTGTGATGCAACGAATATGCCCATCTCAGAGATGTGACTACAGAGCTACAAATTATGGTCAATAACTCGCTTGGGCTTAGGCTTAGCTCAATTTCTGAGGcccatttattttctttttgataaagtatttgcttcttttttcgcggcaattctttgtttatgtatcATACCtcaaaacaagtaaaagacaagaagatcTTGTGTTTATTCGAATAAACTCGCACCTGCATTAGTTTTTACGGTCTTGGTTCTCTTGTATGTGTTGTATTTTCAGGGTTGTATCATGTATGACCAATATCAATATGAAATGGTacttaaaaatttaatatctaattttctttttatttatcgATAAATGTTCAAGTTAGTTAACATCTCTCATGTTTTAGATAATTAGTCTCTCATAATCATTCACTATATaaacaagaataaaacaacaatgaaaacGTCAGTTTTTAGGAGACTACTAATAAAGACACACCTAATATGGAAGACCAATAACCATTCACTAAATTGACTCTAGTGTATCccattttcttgttatctCTTTGATTAAATgcatctttttatttctttgacaAAAGAATCATTGCAGCCTTTGGCACTTTAGTCCTACATTGGTGTGCAACTTCATCAACTATCTATAATCTGCGACTGCACACCGGTTCTTGACGTGATAGGCAATGCAACAAGAATGCTATTGTCGACCTATTGGTCAAGGAGTTTTCTCGTTGGCACATTGGAGACTACTTGTTATCCAGATCAGAAAAGATTTTTATTCAAGGTTGTGTACCAAATAATACGGACGTTTATGAGGTTTCAACAGAGATGGGCTGGATAGTACTCAACTGTCCTTAGAGAACTTGAGTCTGACAATCAGAAAGCATGCATGTTAAGGTTCATATGCAATTTTCAGCTAGATGATTATGGAACTCTAGtcgttatttcttttttttggtttaacaCTCTAATCGTTTTTAGTTTGTGGATCTTTGCATTTTGCATTTCGTTGGCATGAGAGTTGGTGGAGTCAAATTATctgattttgtattatttttctaattctaTTTAAAGTTTCAGTTTGAATTATTGCTAGTCTTTTTTCATTGTAGCTCGGATACTCGTCTGAGAAATATGATTTGGATCATGTTTTTGTCACATCCAATGCCTAATCTTTAAGAGTGGAAAACACTATCTGGTTCTGATTCTATTATAGaaaccttctcttctttaccATTTATATCTTTGATAATTGGACTTTACAATTTATTCTCTCATCTCCTTCCTATGTTTCTTCAttcttgttttcaaaacagagCAGCTTGATTAAGGGAATGGTTTTACATTTAATGTTCTTGAACTAAAATATCCGGACAGGCCGGTCCAACCACGACCCGGCAAGATCAGATTACATGTTTGACTGTAAGTGTAGAGAGCACGAGGGTCATGCAGGTCCTTTGGTCTTCAGGTTTGTAACATAGCATCCATGTGAATCAATGGATCTCAAGGACTATCTTCTTACAAGGTTGATCTGAAAGCTTTGCTCTTTCACAGATCAAAATGGTGTAACCTCAAGTGTGATTTTCACTTTCACCGTACCGCATCATCTTCTGGTGATTACTAACTAACTGTGGAtagtttttaagtttcaagTTACTCAAAGCATGAGAATTAGGGTAGCATTTCTTCATGAAACTCACTATAATAGAAACCGATTGCAGTCACGTCTAGCACAATTCCATCGTCTAAATGCAAGAATTTGTCTCCATCCTAGATATTAGCAAATTTGTCCAAAACGTCATTACCatttcattgaaaaaaaaatcgggCATTTAGGAAAATACCTTATACTGAGTGATACATAATCAggtaaaaatctaaaaaagtaaaataggAAGGATATATGTTGGTAACTAAAATGTAAATGCTTAGATTGTTCGTCATCCTCCATTTTTCCCTATCTTTAACCTGTAAATGGAATTATATTCCATTACCTCTAAATGGAATTGAAAGAGGTCGACATATAATCTACTAATGTGAGTTGgtatttttttgggtagaTATAtcgagaaacaaaaataggaaaaaaatatatattcaattcaATGGCAGAGTTCTCTcatgttaaattttataatttagtaaCATATATCAACTGTAGGTTAAACTGCCAAAACATTTTGGGGATACAGGTATACAGAACTGCAAAACATTTCAATGATTTCTCTTGTGTTCatttatttgttgatttttatttaacaatTAGGTTGTAATACCTTTAATGTCAAGAGATTGTGAACCAAGTGATagtgtttttatatttttttatagaaagatATAGGCTTGCCTAACTTTAACAGAGCATTTGGAGTGTTCCCACAACTCGTCATCCACTAATTATTGATCAAGTACTACATATCCCAAATTCTTTATTATTGTGGAAAATAATTGATAAGAAGACAAATATAAATGGATTTAAGTAACGATTGGATGATCATTTGGTATGGTAGTATATTGCATTTATGTCGTGTCATTACTAGTTCTTCCACTAGTGAGTGTATATTCGGTCTTCCTCATTTTTATGCTTCTTTCATCTAATTGATGAAAGACAGActaaattcttttctttcttatgtcACTTTGCAACATAATGTGATGTGGTTCACTAACACTCGGATGTACATAGGTATGCTTAGCATTAGCTATTATAGTATAATACATATATGGATATGTGCGTGTATGTTCGGACTGAATTAAAGATTTACTCgttatttttgtgaaattctGGTTGACATATATAGTTTCGTAATTACACTTCTACGATACCCTTAGTTCCATATATGGCGAACCGaacataatttattaatatttgttcttttttatcaGCCAAATACTCTTATTTCAATAATCGGGTAAATGCTTTACCAAAGTCTAGACTAATTTCCAGAATTAATGGAAGATTAACGTcgttcttttattttgggatTCATAACACATATAGTGGCCAAGATTGAGATCGCACTAAAATGGTTTGAACAATAGTCTCTCCTTCTTTCAGGAAGAATGGAGAACACTTCGATCATTGAATCGCTATTCTTCGTTACACCGATTTgaattgattattttatgtttgcaTATATATCTCGACAGAAACATCCAAATCTTGTATTCAAAATGATATCAggaatttgttttctcaatttttgttGCCTCCTAACACTTATAATTCCACGATTTATAGTATATACAAAAGACTTCGAAAACTATAGACATGTACATAACAGTCCCATGGAATCAAAAGTAGAATATGCCATATATCCCATAGACATAAACACTTTAATTCTCATCTGTCCACGATATATAAACGAATAACAAATTCACACGCAAATTGTCACCACATACGAgaaaaacacatgaaaaagGAGCTTTGGCTACGCATATTCCTCCTAAAAAAAGGTATATcttaatcaagaaaaaagtttatagaTGATTATACTAACGTAGACGATAATACTAGACGGACGTAATCACAAGTACTAACATTTTCACCCTCGAGATCATATTACTATATtccaaattgaaattttatataagaagTTCCGGCTAATTAACACCattaacacaaacaaataatattcaCGTGACGAAGATTCATGAACGATATGTTGCTTTCCAGATGGAGTAATAagtccaaatatatatatttgttagtgatgtttgtgtttgtgtaatGTTTTGTATACAACAAACAAGGATGATTCTATCACGGAAAACGACCTTCGGAAATTTTTTGTATTGATCGATAGCATGCAAAAACTTACATAGGTATAGTCATATAGAGCCTAGACCTAGGtttgaaaaggaaaatgaattTTCACATTCTAGAGAATAGGAAAAACTTAATTAAGAAAGGAAGATAGAGATAGGTACATCAAATATACGAAAATATATTACGTACCAATAGACCCCCCACATCACGTAATGTCCTAATCCTACTATTAATCCCACTTTCTTCATGGGCTCTTGGGATGATCGCACCTCTTTAATTAACTAATCTTTAATAATGCCATTATGCAACAACTTTTTGATAATTGGATAACCTAAATCGAAAACTTAAGTAGTTGCAGAGTCTGTGAAAACCGAATAAAATTGAGTTCTAAAAGTTATGCTAGCTAAGTTTTACAagtaaatatttctatttgcAACTTTTTCTCAGATTTGTTTGTtccatttttcattattactcagattgatagtttttttctgttcatTATCTCTCTATATGGAATAATAGTTATTAAACGCCAAAAAACGGATCAACTATAATTTTGGCTTAGATTTctcatttactttttttagGTAAAGAAATCTAGTACTACACACATAATCGCTGAACCGTACATGTATATTGTAAAGAGTGTGTATGCAGTATGCCATACGTAACACTCAAGTACTTACGGATGAATATACGTTCACTTAATTACAACGGGTTTCTTGCAAATTATAAACtcaaatttcatgtttttattcgGCCAAAAACCCGCAAAACGAACCAAACTTTGGAAATCACGATCGATCGAAATAATATTTGACAAGTATCAAGCCACATGCATTGGTTACACATCATATTAttcaatttgtaattttagCTATGTGTTGTCCTCATGcatcataaattttttttttctctttctcgtcACGCATCATGCATTCTAACCGTAACCTTTgtcgtttattttctttttccaatatatttaaaattagtgGGAACTAAAAGAGTTACGTTTgttgcaaaaagaaaaatgagttACATTTGTAgacaaaaagatgaaagagaagtatagacaaataaaacaagaaggaaaaagagagagttgcATTTTTGTTAATGTCACGAATCAAAAgtaattcttcttttcaagATAATTGAATTTAGAGTTGTAAATGATCATGAGAACTTAATGAACGTGTACCAATCAAACGCAACAGATAATATAGACAACACAATATAAGAAAGTTAAATTGTTTATACGAAAATTTTAATGACTCGGTATGCACAATTGctttttgattagtttattaGAGAGAGTGAGAAATTGGATGCAAAACACTCCTCGACcatgtgtatatataccaTCGCTAACTTAAGAcatatatcaatcaatcccACAAACctaaattgaaaacaaatatatttccACCTGAAACAACATAAACAGAATGGAACCTTCAAAACAAGAAGTTCCAAAGCTCATGGAGACACCACCGAACATATCAAACGATTCATCAGCAACCGAGAAAGGAGAAGCAACAAGGCAACAACAGCTACCAAACAATAGGTACGCACTCACAGTTGACGAGGTGATCGAGCAACACATTGGAGCACTTGGGTTTGCTCAGATCTTGCATGCTCTCTTGGTCTCTATCGCTTGGATCTTCGATGCTCAGACCACT
This sequence is a window from Arabidopsis thaliana chromosome 1 sequence. Protein-coding genes within it:
- a CDS encoding hypothetical protein (DUF789) (Protein of unknown function (DUF789); CONTAINS InterPro DOMAIN/s: Protein of unknown function DUF789 (InterPro:IPR008507); BEST Arabidopsis thaliana protein match is: Protein of unknown function (DUF789) (TAIR:AT1G17830.1); Has 35333 Blast hits to 34131 proteins in 2444 species: Archae - 798; Bacteria - 22429; Metazoa - 974; Fungi - 991; Plants - 531; Viruses - 0; Other Eukaryotes - 9610 (source: NCBI BLink).) gives rise to the protein MWWWSSSTKGRSNLERFLLGITPKPPSFSLPQGKEEIEYFRLGDLWDCYDEMSAYGFGTQVDLNNGETVMQYYVPYLSAIQIHTNKPALLSRNQNEVAESESSEGWSDSESEKLLSRSMSNDSSKTWDAVSEDSVFDPDGSPLLKDRLGNLDFKYIERDPPHKRIPLTDKINVLVEKYPGLMTLRSVDMSPASWMAVAWYPIYHIPTCRNEKDLTTGFLTYHTLSSSFQDNVVEGDQSNNNEETEFCEDSVINKRMPLPPFGVTTYKMQGDLWGKTGFDQDRLLYLQSAADSWLKQLNVDHHDYNFFLNSSF
- a CDS encoding hypothetical protein (DUF789) (Protein of unknown function (DUF789); CONTAINS InterPro DOMAIN/s: Protein of unknown function DUF789 (InterPro:IPR008507); BEST Arabidopsis thaliana protein match is: Protein of unknown function (DUF789) (TAIR:AT1G17830.1); Has 263 Blast hits to 259 proteins in 17 species: Archae - 0; Bacteria - 0; Metazoa - 0; Fungi - 0; Plants - 261; Viruses - 0; Other Eukaryotes - 2 (source: NCBI BLink).), giving the protein MWWWSSSTKGRSNLERFLLGITPKPPSFSLPQEQGKEEIEYFRLGDLWDCYDEMSAYGFGTQVDLNNGETVMQYYVPYLSAIQIHTNKPALLSRNQNEVAESESSEGWSDSESEKLLSRSMSNDSSKTWDAVSEDSVFDPDGSPLLKDRLGNLDFKYIERDPPHKRIPLTDKINVLVEKYPGLMTLRSVDMSPASWMAVAWYPIYHIPTCRNEKDLTTGFLTYHTLSSSFQDNVVEGDQSNNNEETEFCEDSVINKRMPLPPFGVTTYKMQGDLWGKTGFDQDRLLYLQSAADSWLKQLNVDHHDYNFFLNSSF